From Candidatus Binatia bacterium:
GCGCGAAATCCGACAAGTCGAATAGCAAGGCGGTCACGTCCGCGTCAAGAAAAACATCGCGGGAGCACGCGCTCGACTCGCGGATTTCCATGCGTCCAAGCGAAGCGTGCGTGTAGGCGGCCGACTACTGCGCGCATCGGCTGACGCGCGGCTTCCGGAGCGTGCCTGGAACTGCTCGCGGCGGGCGCCGCCTGTACGCGTTCGACTGCGCCGGATATACAGTCGCGATGCCGCTCGGCGTCCCGTCGTCACTTCGCCACCGCCGTTTCCTGCTGCTGTGGTTCGGGCTCGTCGTTTCGATGGCCGGATCGCAGATGCAGCTTGCGGCGATCCACTGGCACATCCGCTCGATGAGCGATGCTCCCAACCCGATGGAGCTCGGCGGCATCGGGCTCGCGCGCATCCTTCCGGTCATCCTGTTTTCCTTCGTTGGAGGCCCCGTCGCCGACACCTGGGACCGGCGCCGCATCCTGCTCGTCACGCAGACGATCATGACAGGCGTGGCCGCAATGCTCGCGTACCTGACGTTCACGCAGCGTGTCGATCTCGGCTGGATCTACATCCTGACGGCGGTGCAGGCCGCGGCGCTCGCGTTCGATCTTCCGGCTCGCCAGGCGGTGATTCCCAATCTCGTGCCGGTGGTCGACCTGCCGAACGCCTTCAGCATGTCGTCGATCGCGTTCAACGTCGGCGCGATTGCCGGCCCCGCGGCCGGCGGGATCGTGATCGCACGCTTCGGCCTCGCGTACGCATACCTCTTCAACGCGTTGTCGTTTCTCGCGGTCATCGCTGCCCTCGTCGTCATCGGGCCGATCGAGCAGGACCGGAAAACGTCGCCCGGGATCAGCCTGCGCGCCGCGACCGACGGGGCGCGCTTCATTCTTTCGAGGCCGGTAATCCTGTCGAGCATGCTGCTGGATTTCTTCGCGACGTTCTTCGCGTCGGCCAACACGATGATGCCGATCGTCGCGCGCGACATCCTGCACGTGGGAGAGGTCGGTTACGGCGTGCTGGTCTCCGCGCAGTCGGTGGGATCGGTGCTGGCGGCGGCGTTCGTTTCGCAGATGAGCGGGATCCGCCGCCAGGGCCGCACCATCGTTGCGGCGGTCGTGGTGTTCGGCATCGCCACGGTCGCCTTCGGCCTCACCTCGAGCTTCGTGTTCGCCGTCGCCGCGCTGGCCTTGATGGGCGCGGCCGATGCGATCAGCACGATCATTCGCAACACGATTCGCCAGCTCCAGACGCCTGACAGCATGCGCGGGCGCATGAGCAGCATCAGCCAGATTTTCTTCCAGGGCGGCCCCCAGCTCGGCGAGGTCGAGGCAGGCGTGGTCGCAAGCCTGTTCGGCGTGCCGTTCGCGATCGTCTCCGGCGGCATCGGCACCATCGTCGCGACGTTGTGGTTGGTCGCGCGCTGGCCCCAGCTTCGTCTCTACGAGGGCACGCTCCCCGGCGAGGACGTCGCGGCGTAGCGACGCAGGCTGGCGGCCGGCGGCCGCTGGCCGCTCAGATCCCGAGCGCCGTCCTCAGCACCCTTTCGAACAGCGACTGCGGAAGCAGGCGCTTGGCCGGTACGACGATGGTCTGGCCGGTCATGCCGACGACGTGGCGCAGCGACGGGTTCGGGTCTTCCAGCAGTCCCGCAACTTTCTTTGCGACCATCTCGGGCCCCGGCGCCGCCGCTTCGTCCTTGTCCTGCGCCGTTTTCACCTTGTCGAACATCGCAGCGTAGGCGCTACCGGCATCCGCTCCCGAGGCCATCCGGCGGTTGGCCGGAAGATTCGTGCGGATGTCGCCGGGCTCGATCATCGCGACGCGGATCCCGAACGGCCTCAGCTCGTGCCTGAGGCTCTCGGTGAGTCCTTCGACGGCAAACTTGGACGCGCTGTAGAGGCCGCTGAACGGAAGCCCGAGGATCCCGGCCAGGGAGCTGATGTTGATGATGTGCCCACTGCCCTGGCGCCGCAGGATCGGCGTGACTTCGCGGCAGACGCGCAGCACGCCGAAGAAGTTTGTTTCCATTTGCGCGCGGGCCTCGTCGATCGTGCTGTCCTCGATCGAGCCCATCAGTGCGTAGCCGGCGTTGTTGACGACGGCATCGATACGGCCTTCGGCGGCGAGCACTTCGCCCACGCCGCGCCGCACCGAGTCGTCATCGGTGACGTCCATGACGACGCTGCGAAACGCACCTCCAGGTTCGATTCGCGACCTCTGGGCGCCGTAAACCTTGTGACCGAGCGATACGAGATGCCGTGCGCAGGCATCGCCGATTCCCGACGACGCCCCCGTGATCAGAACCGTCCTGCCCACGATCCCCTCCTTGGTGCGCAGACGGTCCCGGTCCTGCCGCGAGAACGTCCGGCCTCTCTTTTTCCCGTCGCCGGCGCGGCCGGCGATTCCCCGCTGCGCTCTTAGCACGTCGCGAGGCTCGCGTGGTACCGGTCCGCGCGGCGGGGAGGGCGCGCAGCGAAGATTGTGTGGACGCGGCGCGGCGATCAGCGTCCGGCGACGCGCCGGATCGTGTTCCCGACGTCGTCGGCGACCAGCAGGGCGCCGCGCTTGTCGAAGGCCACGCCGACCGGACGGCCGTAGGCGATCCTGGCGTCGCCGCTGAGGAATCCGCTGAGGACGGGCACCGGATCGCGGGCCGGACGACCGTCGCGGAAGGCGACGAGAATCACGTCGTAGCCGCTCGGCGGGTCGCGGTTCCAGGAGCCGTGCCGGCCGACGAACATTCCCGGCGCGAAGCCCGGCGGCAGCGCGTTGTGATCCGACCATGCAAGCCCGAGCGACGCGGTGTGGGCGCCGAGGGCGTCATCGGGGACGACGGCCTGGGCGACGAGGTCGGCGCGCTGGGGCCTGACGCGATGGTCGATGTGCGCGCCGTAGTAGCTGTACGGAAATCCGTAGAAGGCGCGATTCTTCCGCAGCCGGGCGATGCCGCACGCGCTCGTGCGGGTAGCGCCGGGCGTGGACGCTTCAGGGCCCCGTCGTGACTTCGAGCTCCTTGACGGCTACTCCATCGCTCCAGGTTCCCATGAAGCGCTGCTGCGGCGTGTTGCCGAGCGCGTACTCGCGGTTCTTTCCGAAGAACGCCGCGTCGGTAAGGGCGTCCAGCAATTTCCAGGTGCCGTAGAAGTCGAGCGCGTCCACGCCGCGCATCGGCGCGGCGCTTTGGCCTTCGCTGCTGCCTGAAGCTTCGCGACGCGCGGAGAGCCGCTGGCGGATCCGTTCACGCATTCGCTCGCGAAACGTGCCGGCCTGCGGCGCTGCGGAGTTTGCCGCTGCGCCTCCTGCGGGCGCGGCCGCGACCGGAGACGTCGCGCCTTCGGCAAAATCGGCGCCGGGTGCCACCGGCGCATAGTGCGTCGCATCGAGCGGCGGCGATCCGTGGTCGTCCGATCGCATCCGCACCATGTTGCGGTTTTCCGGCGGGATCGAGGTCGCGCCGTGAAAGATCTTTTTCGCATCGATGTCGCGCGCAAGCGTGTCGGCGTCGCCGGCAATCGTCACGAGCAGCGTGTCCTTGGGGATTCGGCCGAGGTCTTCCAGGTGCACCGCGATACTGCCGGATTCTGCCCAGGTTTTTCCCGGCTCGGCAGCAAGCACCGCGCGCGGCGCCGGAAGTCCGGACGACGAGGCAAGCGCGGCAAGATTGGCGGCGAGTACGCCTCCCATCGAATGTCCGGCCAGCGCGAATTTGCCGAGGTCGGGGCGCACGTGCGACGGCTCGCTGCCGAGGCGCGCGAGCGCATCCTTGACCGCGGCCAGCGCATTGGGCGTGAAATCCCTGACCGGAGTCCTCAGCGAATCCTGGTAGCGCGGGTAGATGACGATATTGCCGCGGCGAACGAGGTGGTCGATCCAGGAACCGTAGGCTCGCGGATCCATCGCGCTCCAGCCGTGAAGGAAGACGACAACGGGTGCCTGCTCCGGCGCGGGATCGGCAGGCTCGAAGATCGAGTATGCCTTCGCGCCGCTGCCGAACGTCGCGGAGACGACTTTCGCGTGGGTCGCTTCACTGCCGCCGGGACCGGTTTTCGGCTGAGGCGGTGCGGTGGCGGCGACAGCGAGAATAGGGACGAGGCAGAGAGCGGTGGCCAGGACGAAGGGCGGCTTCCTTCCACGACTACTCGTCACGACTGCGTGGCCCCATGCCGAAAAACGCAAGCCTCAGGCGCCGACGAGCAGCCATACTCCAGCCGCCGCGAGCAGCGATCCGCCCGCACGACCGACGAGCACGCCGTGAGGAGCCGCTTTCTCGAGCAGGACGAGGCCCGTCAGAGCGCCGATGAGCGGAAGGCTCATCACGCCGCCGGCGAACAGCAGCAGCATCAGGGCCCAGCAGCATCCGATGCAGAAGAAGCCGTGCTCGACGCCCATGCGAAGCGCACCGCCGATGCCGCGCCTCCAGTGGCGCGCGAGATAGTCGAGCGGGGAGCGGCAGTGGAGCAGGCACGTCTGTTTGGCCGGAGTCCACTGGTAGATGCCGGCGGCGAGCAGGATGACGGCGCTCAGCCACGGCGCCGCAGCCTGCATCATCGGGGAGAGCAGGCTGGTGCTGCTGAGCGCCCACTGCACGAGGGTTGCGGCTGCACTGAACGCCGTCCACGCAAGCAGGTAACCGGCCGCGAACGCATAGCTTCGCGCGACCGGCGCATCGGCGGTTGCGCTGCTGCGCACGATGCGTGCAAACGACAGGATCGTCGGCGCGGCGCTCGGCAGCATCATGCCGACCATCATCGTCGCCCACATCAGGAAGATGAGGGCCGCGTAGCGCAGGTCCCAGCGCCCCTGCATCATCCACGCCGCCGGCCCCTCCATGCGGCCGTACATGTCGAGTGCCGTCGGCACCATCCAGACCCAGGACGCACCGGCGGCAACCGCCAGCGACAGCAGGATCCACGCCCGTTCGCGGCGCAGTGCCGCTTCGAGCGCCGTCGTGCGCGCGACCGCGGTCACTCGACGCGGCGGTGGGCGTCCCAGCCGACGCTGGCCAGGTGGGCGTGGGTTCCGGAATGTTTCATCGCGATGGGACCGCGGCTCGAGATCGCGCCGCTTGCATACTCGGCGCGACGGTATTCGAAGCCCTGGGGCAGCTCGACCAGCGCGCGGTGTTCGGCTCCGGTGATCGGGTTGCGGATCGGCTCGATGGTGACGTCGAGCAACTCGTCGACGCTCACGCGCGCATGTCGCGCATCGACGTCGTGTTCGAACTCGAGCCGGCGCCAGACCGGTGGCTCGACGTGCGGCGTCATCGCAGCGAAGATCTGGAAGAAGGTTCCTTCGTCCGAGACGCTTCCCGATGCGATCGTCTCGATCGCGCGCCGCTGCTCTGCGTTCGCCGTCTCCTGGCCGAACACCTGGCGGTGGCCGTTGCCTTCATGGACGGGACCGGGCCACTTGAGGAGCTGTCCCCATTTCAGTCCGTCGAGCTTCACGTCGCCGAAGTGGCCGCTCGTGATGTGCATGACGAACACGGCCTCGCAGTTGCCGTGCGTCGGCAGCGCGTTGAACTGGCAAGGGCAACCGTACGCGCAGTTGCAACTGCTGATCTCGACTCCGCTGATTCGCCAATCCTTGGCCGCCATGCGCAGGACCTCCGTGCAAGCGGAGAGCGGCAGCTCTCCGCAAGGAAGCTGGGGGATGTGTCGCGACGCGGCGAGTCTTTCGCGACGTGAGCGGCGTCGCAAGGCGCGGCGCGGCCCGCCGTGCCGGCAAGCCGCTGCCGCGCTGCTTTTTTCAGCGACCGGGGAACGGGCCACCCCCGAGTGGGGAAAGCCACATCGTTCAGTGTGCCGGGTGGACGTCGACGGCCAGTGCCTGGCGCGCGACGATCTCGACGACGTCCCCGACCTTCACCTTTTCGAAGTTCGACCGATCCTGGACGTCGACGGTGAACGTCTTTCCTTTTGGTCCGAGCAGCACCGCGGTGCCGGCCTTCGGATCGAGCTTCTCGATCTTCGCGACGATGTGAATCTCCCTGGCGGCGGCGGCGCCCGGCTTCTCGCCGGCCTTGGCGTGGCCCTTGCCTTCGAGACCCGTCATCGACAGCACGGCTTTCTTCGACGGCAACACCTGGAATGCGACAGCCTCGTAGTAGGTGATCACGACGTGGTCGCCTTTCTTGACCTGCGGGAGGTTGCGCACTTCGTCGCCGACCTGCACGGTCTCGACCTCTCCGTCGGATGCCTTGAGCGTCAGGTTGCGGCTGGCGAGGTCCACCTTCT
This genomic window contains:
- a CDS encoding MFS transporter — its product is MPLGVPSSLRHRRFLLLWFGLVVSMAGSQMQLAAIHWHIRSMSDAPNPMELGGIGLARILPVILFSFVGGPVADTWDRRRILLVTQTIMTGVAAMLAYLTFTQRVDLGWIYILTAVQAAALAFDLPARQAVIPNLVPVVDLPNAFSMSSIAFNVGAIAGPAAGGIVIARFGLAYAYLFNALSFLAVIAALVVIGPIEQDRKTSPGISLRAATDGARFILSRPVILSSMLLDFFATFFASANTMMPIVARDILHVGEVGYGVLVSAQSVGSVLAAAFVSQMSGIRRQGRTIVAAVVVFGIATVAFGLTSSFVFAVAALALMGAADAISTIIRNTIRQLQTPDSMRGRMSSISQIFFQGGPQLGEVEAGVVASLFGVPFAIVSGGIGTIVATLWLVARWPQLRLYEGTLPGEDVAA
- a CDS encoding SDR family oxidoreductase produces the protein MGRTVLITGASSGIGDACARHLVSLGHKVYGAQRSRIEPGGAFRSVVMDVTDDDSVRRGVGEVLAAEGRIDAVVNNAGYALMGSIEDSTIDEARAQMETNFFGVLRVCREVTPILRRQGSGHIINISSLAGILGLPFSGLYSASKFAVEGLTESLRHELRPFGIRVAMIEPGDIRTNLPANRRMASGADAGSAYAAMFDKVKTAQDKDEAAAPGPEMVAKKVAGLLEDPNPSLRHVVGMTGQTIVVPAKRLLPQSLFERVLRTALGI
- a CDS encoding alpha/beta hydrolase fold domain-containing protein, with amino-acid sequence MTSSRGRKPPFVLATALCLVPILAVAATAPPQPKTGPGGSEATHAKVVSATFGSGAKAYSIFEPADPAPEQAPVVVFLHGWSAMDPRAYGSWIDHLVRRGNIVIYPRYQDSLRTPVRDFTPNALAAVKDALARLGSEPSHVRPDLGKFALAGHSMGGVLAANLAALASSSGLPAPRAVLAAEPGKTWAESGSIAVHLEDLGRIPKDTLLVTIAGDADTLARDIDAKKIFHGATSIPPENRNMVRMRSDDHGSPPLDATHYAPVAPGADFAEGATSPVAAAPAGGAAANSAAPQAGTFRERMRERIRQRLSARREASGSSEGQSAAPMRGVDALDFYGTWKLLDALTDAAFFGKNREYALGNTPQQRFMGTWSDGVAVKELEVTTGP
- a CDS encoding DUF2182 domain-containing protein — translated: MTAVARTTALEAALRRERAWILLSLAVAAGASWVWMVPTALDMYGRMEGPAAWMMQGRWDLRYAALIFLMWATMMVGMMLPSAAPTILSFARIVRSSATADAPVARSYAFAAGYLLAWTAFSAAATLVQWALSSTSLLSPMMQAAAPWLSAVILLAAGIYQWTPAKQTCLLHCRSPLDYLARHWRRGIGGALRMGVEHGFFCIGCCWALMLLLFAGGVMSLPLIGALTGLVLLEKAAPHGVLVGRAGGSLLAAAGVWLLVGA
- a CDS encoding DUF1326 domain-containing protein, with the protein product MAAKDWRISGVEISSCNCAYGCPCQFNALPTHGNCEAVFVMHITSGHFGDVKLDGLKWGQLLKWPGPVHEGNGHRQVFGQETANAEQRRAIETIASGSVSDEGTFFQIFAAMTPHVEPPVWRRLEFEHDVDARHARVSVDELLDVTIEPIRNPITGAEHRALVELPQGFEYRRAEYASGAISSRGPIAMKHSGTHAHLASVGWDAHRRVE